A genome region from Micromonospora inyonensis includes the following:
- a CDS encoding CRISPR-associated endonuclease Cas3'': MSAATAGGGPELGDAARSVWGKTDRRGTSPVGWLPLWRHLADTADVAGHLWDHWLGRAVRRRIADELPGGERDGRTLAVWIAGVHDVGKATPAFACQAYALADRMRDHGLGFHRDLVRADRRYAPHATAGQLVLADWLHQQDWTDPHPYAVIVGGHHGVPPTDEGLRNAQVRPYLLGDPAWQQVQQELLTWMTERSGAAQRLGEWRDVPLSQPVQAALTGLVIVADWIASNEEFFPYVLGGTDGERLRSGWELLDLPVPWQPAAPPPSVDELFGARFALPVGAVPRPVQRTVTELAETMPVPGMMIVEAAMGEGKTEAALAAVEILARRTGASGCYLALPTRATSDAMFGRMLAWLRRLPDAQVGRGDRDVRLAHGKAALDPDYDRLRTTSLPSGIAVDAGGADVGVHVWLAGPKRSLLSSFVVGTIDQLLFAALRGKHLVLRHLGLAGKIVVIDEAHAYDVYMGRFLDRALEWLGAYGVPVVVLSATLPAHRRAALMRAYDAGRLGPLPKPTWRDRGKPRVDPYAPLRTDLRYPLVTVSTADRGATATTCADSGRGNEVTVRPLADDLPALVELFRGRLAGGGCALVVRNTVARVQETAAALRTALGPDTPVSVAHSRFMALDRAAKDRWLRDTFGPPGTGNRPDRYVVVASQIAEQSLDIDFDLLVTDLAPVDLVLQRIGRLHRHPRDDRPARLETPTCWITGADWTTEPPQPVSGSRRVYQPATLLRSAAVLLPYLDGTPLRVPSDIAPITQAAYGDAPVGPSSWQPVMAEAEAKQRDAFEAKELKADGFRLAAVGEPGVPLIGWLSGGVGDADDRTARGHVRDTDGESLEVLLLVRTPAGLVVPPWVAGGGEVVPLGSTPRWRLARSVARCTLPLPRAMTSADVIDDVLAELESRHDLSAWQDSPWLAGELVLEIDGDGRARVGPFDLHYDLHTGLDVVRAD, encoded by the coding sequence ATGAGCGCCGCCACCGCCGGAGGCGGTCCGGAACTGGGCGACGCGGCCCGCTCCGTCTGGGGCAAGACCGACCGCCGGGGCACCTCGCCGGTCGGGTGGCTGCCGCTGTGGCGGCACCTGGCCGACACCGCCGACGTGGCCGGGCACCTGTGGGACCACTGGCTGGGCCGGGCGGTCCGCCGGCGCATCGCCGACGAGCTGCCCGGTGGTGAGCGGGACGGCCGTACCCTCGCGGTCTGGATCGCCGGTGTGCACGACGTCGGTAAGGCCACCCCGGCCTTCGCCTGCCAGGCGTACGCGCTGGCGGACCGGATGCGCGACCACGGGCTCGGATTCCATCGGGACCTGGTCCGCGCCGACCGCCGGTACGCCCCGCACGCCACGGCCGGACAGCTCGTGTTGGCGGACTGGCTGCACCAGCAGGACTGGACCGACCCCCACCCGTACGCCGTCATCGTCGGCGGCCACCACGGCGTCCCGCCGACCGACGAGGGGCTCCGCAACGCGCAGGTGCGCCCGTACCTGCTCGGTGACCCGGCCTGGCAGCAGGTGCAGCAGGAGTTGCTGACCTGGATGACCGAGCGGTCGGGCGCGGCGCAGCGACTCGGCGAGTGGCGCGACGTGCCGCTGTCCCAGCCCGTCCAGGCCGCGCTCACCGGTCTCGTCATCGTCGCCGACTGGATCGCCAGCAACGAGGAGTTCTTCCCGTACGTCCTCGGCGGCACGGACGGGGAGAGACTGCGGTCCGGCTGGGAACTGCTGGACCTGCCCGTCCCGTGGCAGCCCGCCGCGCCGCCACCGAGCGTGGACGAGCTGTTCGGGGCGCGGTTCGCGCTTCCCGTCGGCGCGGTGCCCCGCCCGGTGCAGCGCACCGTCACCGAGCTGGCCGAAACCATGCCCGTGCCCGGCATGATGATCGTCGAGGCGGCGATGGGCGAGGGGAAGACCGAGGCGGCCCTTGCCGCGGTGGAGATCCTGGCCCGCCGCACCGGCGCGTCCGGCTGCTACCTGGCACTGCCCACCCGGGCTACCAGCGACGCCATGTTCGGCCGGATGCTGGCCTGGTTGCGCCGGTTGCCCGACGCCCAGGTCGGCCGGGGTGACCGGGACGTGCGGCTGGCTCACGGCAAGGCGGCGCTCGACCCCGACTACGACCGGCTGCGGACGACGTCCTTGCCGAGCGGAATCGCCGTGGACGCCGGTGGTGCCGACGTCGGCGTGCACGTCTGGCTGGCCGGACCCAAGCGGAGCCTGCTGTCCAGTTTCGTCGTGGGGACCATCGACCAGCTGCTCTTCGCGGCGTTGCGCGGCAAGCACCTCGTGCTGCGTCACCTCGGCCTGGCCGGCAAGATCGTCGTCATCGACGAGGCCCACGCCTACGACGTCTACATGGGGCGGTTCCTCGACCGGGCGTTGGAGTGGCTCGGCGCGTACGGCGTCCCGGTTGTCGTCCTGTCGGCGACCCTGCCGGCACACCGGCGGGCCGCGCTGATGCGGGCGTACGACGCGGGCCGGCTCGGACCGCTGCCCAAGCCCACCTGGCGCGACCGGGGTAAGCCGCGTGTCGACCCGTACGCGCCACTCCGCACCGACCTGCGCTACCCCCTGGTCACGGTCTCCACCGCCGACCGGGGCGCCACCGCCACCACCTGCGCCGACTCCGGCCGGGGCAACGAGGTCACGGTGCGACCCCTGGCCGACGACCTGCCGGCCCTGGTCGAGCTTTTCCGCGGCCGGCTGGCCGGCGGGGGGTGCGCGCTCGTGGTCCGCAACACCGTGGCCCGCGTCCAGGAGACCGCCGCCGCGTTGCGTACGGCCCTCGGACCGGACACCCCCGTGTCGGTGGCGCACTCCCGGTTCATGGCCCTCGACCGCGCGGCCAAGGACCGTTGGCTGCGCGACACGTTCGGCCCACCCGGCACCGGCAACCGCCCGGACCGGTATGTCGTGGTGGCCAGCCAGATCGCCGAGCAGTCCCTCGACATCGACTTCGACCTGCTCGTCACCGACCTCGCCCCGGTCGACCTCGTGCTGCAACGCATCGGCCGGCTTCACCGGCACCCGCGCGACGACCGTCCCGCCCGGCTGGAGACACCGACGTGCTGGATCACCGGTGCGGACTGGACGACCGAACCGCCGCAGCCGGTCAGCGGCTCCCGCCGTGTCTACCAGCCGGCCACCCTGCTGCGCAGTGCGGCGGTGCTGCTGCCGTACCTGGACGGGACGCCGCTGCGGGTTCCGTCGGACATCGCGCCGATCACCCAGGCCGCCTACGGCGACGCGCCCGTGGGCCCGTCGTCCTGGCAGCCCGTGATGGCCGAGGCGGAGGCGAAACAGCGGGACGCGTTCGAGGCCAAGGAACTCAAGGCCGACGGGTTCCGCCTGGCCGCCGTCGGGGAGCCCGGGGTGCCCCTGATCGGCTGGCTATCCGGTGGCGTCGGCGACGCGGACGACCGCACGGCACGAGGTCACGTCCGCGACACCGACGGCGAGTCACTCGAGGTGCTGCTGCTGGTACGCACCCCAGCCGGCCTGGTCGTCCCCCCATGGGTCGCTGGGGGTGGAGAGGTGGTGCCCCTCGGCTCGACCCCGCGTTGGCGACTGGCCCGTTCCGTCGCCCGGTGCACCCTGCCCCTGCCCCGCGCGATGACCTCCGCCGACGTCATCGACGACGTGCTCGCCGAGCTGGAGAGTCGGCACGACCTCAGTGCCTGGCAGGACAGTCCCTGGCTCGCCGGTGAACTCGTCCTGGAAATCGACGGTGACGGCCGGGCCCGCGTGGGCCCCTTCGATCTGCACTACGACCTCCATACGGGCCTCGATGTTGTCCGAGCAGACTGA
- the casA gene encoding type I-E CRISPR-associated protein Cse1/CasA, translating into MTNLDHGSGFSLVDEEWIPVLDAAGQRRDVSLTGLFAQAAELRMIACELPTQSFAILRLALAILHRTTGGPPGEAAWRALWRDRELPTGEVADYLGEFRDRFDLLHPEHPFYQVADLRAAKDNTYGLERLIADVPNGMPFLTTRAGPGMDSITLAEAARWLVHCQAYDPSGIKTGAVGDPQARNGKGYPMGPGSLGSLGGVHLEGQTLRETLLLNLVPVAPEWQVADERDLPVWERDPQTAAEEATSTRGPYGVLSLYTWQSRRIRLFVEAGRVTGAMISNGDRLDWQDRHLREPMSVWGRSGPREREQKRTPIYLPRPHDHSRALWRGLQTLLPAPPPPNAEPPQRLPPMVVQWLARLTVTGVVGSDFRARTRARASPTAPSRRSSTRCSPTRSP; encoded by the coding sequence TTGACAAACCTCGATCACGGATCTGGGTTCTCGCTGGTGGACGAGGAGTGGATTCCGGTGCTGGACGCGGCGGGCCAGCGGCGCGACGTGTCGCTGACCGGCCTCTTCGCGCAGGCCGCCGAGCTGCGGATGATCGCCTGCGAGCTGCCCACGCAGTCCTTCGCGATCCTCCGGCTCGCCCTGGCGATCCTGCACCGCACCACCGGCGGCCCACCTGGTGAGGCGGCCTGGCGGGCGCTGTGGCGGGACCGGGAACTACCGACCGGGGAGGTCGCCGACTACCTCGGGGAGTTCCGGGACCGGTTCGACCTGCTCCACCCGGAGCACCCGTTCTACCAGGTCGCCGACCTGCGCGCGGCGAAGGACAACACGTACGGCCTGGAACGCCTCATCGCCGACGTGCCGAACGGCATGCCCTTCCTGACCACCCGTGCCGGGCCGGGAATGGACTCGATCACGCTGGCCGAGGCGGCCCGCTGGCTGGTGCACTGTCAGGCGTACGACCCCTCCGGCATCAAGACCGGTGCGGTCGGTGACCCGCAGGCCAGGAACGGCAAGGGCTACCCGATGGGCCCCGGCTCGCTCGGATCGCTGGGCGGCGTCCACCTCGAAGGCCAGACCCTGCGGGAGACCCTGCTGCTCAACCTGGTGCCCGTCGCGCCCGAATGGCAGGTGGCCGACGAGCGCGATCTGCCGGTGTGGGAGCGCGATCCGCAGACCGCCGCTGAGGAGGCCACCTCCACCCGGGGCCCGTACGGCGTGCTCAGCCTCTACACCTGGCAGTCGCGTCGGATCCGGCTCTTCGTCGAGGCGGGCCGCGTCACCGGCGCGATGATCTCCAACGGTGACCGGTTGGACTGGCAGGACCGGCACCTGCGGGAACCGATGAGCGTCTGGGGACGCAGCGGGCCACGCGAGCGCGAACAGAAGCGGACCCCGATCTACCTGCCCCGGCCACACGACCACAGCCGGGCGCTCTGGCGCGGCCTGCAAACCCTGCTGCCCGCGCCGCCACCGCCCAACGCCGAGCCACCGCAGCGGCTGCCGCCGATGGTGGTGCAGTGGCTGGCCCGGCTGACCGTCACCGGTGTCGTCGGGTCGGACTTCCGGGCCCGGACCCGGGCACGAGCGTCACCTACGGCACCCAGCAGGCGGTCGTCGACGAGGTGTTCACCGACGCGCTCACCCTGA
- the cas7e gene encoding type I-E CRISPR-associated protein Cas7/Cse4/CasC: MSRAIIDVYALHTVPPSNLNRDDTGSPKTAVYGGVRRARVSSQAWKRAIRLAFADLLDRSQLGERTKRVGESLAVRIRDLDPSLTDEAASALAADVFVAGGLAKPSKKKGDAKDVESDYLLFLSHRQVDNLAAAALDAFRSGTALNKARFKELVSSDHSVDIAMFGRMVADMSDINVDAACQVSHAISVHAVDNEFDYFTAVDDRKADAAETGAGMIGTVEFNSSTLYRYATVDVNALHRTLGDAGATRAAVEAFLTAFARSMPTGKQNTFAHRTLPDAVLVRVRDTQPINLVGAFETPIRETDAAGRIEQAATALAEHAVAVENAYGDRPVASWVTHVGQKTAVLADLGKAVSLSELVTAAGEQVTTALGQPA; this comes from the coding sequence ATGAGCCGCGCCATCATCGACGTCTACGCGCTCCACACCGTGCCGCCGAGCAACCTCAACCGCGACGACACCGGCTCGCCGAAGACCGCCGTCTACGGCGGCGTACGCCGGGCGCGCGTCTCCAGCCAGGCGTGGAAGCGGGCGATCCGGCTGGCGTTCGCCGACCTGCTCGACCGCTCCCAGCTCGGTGAGCGGACCAAGCGGGTGGGCGAGTCGCTCGCGGTGCGGATCAGGGACCTCGACCCGAGCCTCACCGACGAGGCCGCATCCGCCCTGGCCGCCGACGTGTTCGTGGCCGGCGGTCTCGCCAAGCCCAGCAAGAAGAAGGGGGACGCGAAGGACGTCGAGTCCGACTACCTGCTGTTCCTCAGCCACCGACAGGTGGACAACCTGGCCGCCGCCGCCCTGGACGCTTTCCGCAGTGGCACCGCCCTCAACAAGGCCCGGTTCAAGGAACTGGTCAGCTCGGACCACTCCGTCGACATCGCGATGTTCGGGCGGATGGTGGCTGACATGTCGGATATCAACGTCGACGCCGCATGCCAGGTGTCCCACGCCATCAGCGTTCACGCCGTCGACAACGAGTTCGACTACTTCACCGCCGTCGACGACCGCAAGGCCGACGCCGCCGAAACCGGGGCCGGCATGATCGGTACGGTCGAGTTCAACTCGTCCACGCTGTACCGGTACGCCACCGTCGACGTCAACGCGCTGCACCGGACGCTCGGCGACGCGGGCGCGACCCGAGCCGCCGTCGAAGCCTTCCTGACCGCGTTCGCACGCAGCATGCCGACCGGCAAGCAGAACACCTTCGCGCACCGGACGCTGCCCGACGCCGTGCTGGTGCGGGTGCGCGACACCCAGCCGATCAACCTGGTCGGAGCCTTCGAGACGCCCATCCGCGAGACGGACGCCGCCGGACGGATCGAACAGGCCGCGACCGCCCTGGCAGAGCACGCTGTGGCGGTGGAGAACGCCTACGGGGATCGGCCGGTCGCCAGCTGGGTCACCCACGTCGGGCAGAAGACCGCAGTGCTGGCCGACCTCGGCAAGGCGGTCAGCCTCAGCGAACTGGTCACCGCGGCGGGGGAGCAGGTCACCACGGCACTCGGACAGCCAGCATGA
- the cas6e gene encoding type I-E CRISPR-associated protein Cas6/Cse3/CasE translates to MYLTRFQINPARRNARKLLSSPQAMHAAVRAAFPVAEDHARGDTRTLWRLDTVGTTTVYLYVVSPGRPDLTHLVEQVGWPTSTAEPWVTRDYDGLLGSLRSGERWAFRLTANPTHSGRKTADAKDTQRFGHLREHEQVEWLTSRAERNGFAIASQQDGRPNLRLHRRQTQTFRRGMGTVTLTTATYDGILQVTDADALRRAMTSGIGHAKAYGCGLLTLAPAQAEP, encoded by the coding sequence ATGTACCTCACCCGGTTCCAGATCAACCCGGCCCGTCGGAACGCACGGAAGCTGCTCTCCTCGCCGCAGGCCATGCACGCGGCGGTCCGCGCGGCCTTTCCCGTCGCGGAGGACCATGCACGCGGCGACACCCGTACGCTGTGGCGCCTCGACACCGTCGGCACCACGACCGTCTACCTCTACGTCGTCAGCCCCGGCCGACCCGATCTCACCCACCTCGTCGAACAGGTCGGCTGGCCGACCAGCACCGCCGAGCCCTGGGTGACCCGGGACTACGACGGGTTGCTCGGCTCGCTACGCTCCGGAGAGCGATGGGCGTTCCGGCTGACCGCCAACCCCACCCACAGCGGACGCAAGACCGCCGACGCCAAGGACACGCAGCGCTTCGGCCACCTGCGGGAACACGAGCAGGTGGAATGGCTCACCAGCCGCGCCGAGCGGAACGGCTTCGCCATCGCCAGCCAGCAGGACGGTCGCCCCAACCTGCGGCTGCACCGCCGCCAGACGCAGACGTTCAGACGCGGGATGGGCACCGTCACCCTCACCACCGCGACGTACGACGGCATCCTCCAGGTCACCGACGCGGACGCCCTGCGTCGGGCCATGACCAGCGGCATCGGACACGCCAAGGCGTACGGCTGCGGTCTGCTGACCCTCGCCCCCGCGCAGGCCGAGCCGTGA
- the cas5e gene encoding type I-E CRISPR-associated protein Cas5/CasD — MSVLVLRLAGPLQSWGSSSRFARRGTEIAPTKSGIIGLLAAARGMRRTEPLTDLLGLEFGVRLDQPGQILRDFQTARSLDGRHSAPLTYRFYLSDAAFLAGVSGTPELLHGLAEALRRPQFPLYLGRRSCPPVGPVSLGVHDGTLDDVLTGWPWLAAEWHRRKAARTVRLEIIRDARPGEPVTETLPDEPISFDPAHRQHTWRSVLRRHVDVTNDLAERAAVAEHDPLSLLGG, encoded by the coding sequence ATGAGTGTGCTGGTGCTCAGGCTGGCCGGTCCACTCCAGTCGTGGGGTTCGTCCAGCCGCTTCGCCCGCCGGGGAACCGAGATCGCACCCACCAAGAGCGGCATCATCGGCCTGCTCGCCGCCGCCCGGGGCATGCGCCGCACCGAGCCGCTCACCGACCTGCTCGGGCTGGAGTTCGGGGTACGGCTGGACCAGCCCGGGCAGATCCTGCGGGACTTCCAGACCGCCCGCAGCCTCGACGGTCGCCACAGCGCACCCCTGACCTACCGCTTCTACCTGTCCGACGCGGCCTTCCTCGCCGGCGTCAGTGGTACACCGGAGCTACTGCACGGGCTGGCGGAGGCGTTGCGCCGGCCACAGTTTCCCCTCTACCTCGGGCGGCGGTCGTGCCCACCTGTCGGGCCGGTCAGCCTGGGCGTGCACGACGGGACCTTGGACGACGTACTGACCGGGTGGCCGTGGCTGGCCGCCGAGTGGCACCGCCGCAAAGCGGCCCGCACCGTCCGGCTGGAGATCATCCGGGACGCCCGGCCGGGGGAGCCGGTCACCGAAACCCTGCCCGACGAGCCGATCAGCTTCGACCCGGCGCATCGGCAGCACACCTGGCGGTCCGTGCTGCGGCGGCACGTCGACGTCACCAACGACCTCGCGGAGCGGGCCGCCGTCGCCGAGCACGACCCGCTGAGTCTGCTGGGAGGCTGA
- the casB gene encoding type I-E CRISPR-associated protein Cse2/CasB, whose protein sequence is MTVVETAQPDGSARKQWGRRRAALGDHVARTVGALQARVLRTAPVPEAVSALARLRRGIGRTPGFDYTLEHYLQVPDELLGWRSPADDEPTDAEYAVHDAVTLYALHQQSRRERMHVDGRGLGQALAQLVNTSRSPEGVRRRFAALGTGSTYHESTYHLRSLITMLREHQIPLDYGLLADDLKTLRRPADRPRIQAIWGREFFRSRPRTDVDTPDTDSPEEN, encoded by the coding sequence ATGACCGTGGTGGAGACCGCCCAGCCGGACGGCTCGGCACGAAAGCAGTGGGGGCGGCGGCGCGCAGCACTCGGTGATCACGTCGCCCGCACGGTCGGCGCCCTCCAGGCGAGGGTGTTGCGCACCGCCCCGGTGCCCGAGGCGGTCAGCGCGCTGGCCCGGCTGCGCCGGGGCATCGGCCGAACGCCGGGCTTCGACTACACCCTGGAGCACTACCTCCAGGTGCCGGACGAGCTGCTGGGGTGGCGGTCGCCCGCCGACGACGAGCCCACCGACGCCGAGTACGCCGTGCACGACGCGGTGACCCTGTACGCGCTGCACCAACAGTCCCGTCGGGAGCGGATGCACGTCGACGGGCGCGGACTCGGTCAGGCCCTGGCCCAACTCGTGAACACCTCCCGCAGCCCGGAGGGCGTACGCCGCCGCTTCGCCGCGCTCGGCACCGGCAGCACCTACCACGAGAGCACCTACCACCTGCGCAGCCTGATCACGATGCTGCGCGAGCACCAGATCCCCCTCGACTACGGCCTGCTCGCCGACGACCTGAAAACGCTCCGTCGACCTGCCGACCGTCCCAGGATCCAGGCCATCTGGGGTCGCGAGTTCTTCCGTAGCCGACCCCGCACCGACGTCGACACCCCCGACACCGACTCGCCCGAGGAGAACTGA
- a CDS encoding type I-E CRISPR-associated protein Cse1/CasA, translating to MFTDALTLNVLLLVEDSALRTTAVDAAADAEAAVTVLRRLATNLARAAGSRDTDSGVADRAAEHAYGLLDRAFRDWLARLGPDSDPTAERVAWQRRLRRAVERLGFELVRNAGPNAWTGRTITDQNGRDVHYSSWQAEAWFRDGLAKALPMATDRSHQRQEEAA from the coding sequence GTGTTCACCGACGCGCTCACCCTGAACGTGCTGCTGCTGGTCGAGGACTCCGCGTTGCGTACCACGGCGGTCGACGCCGCCGCCGACGCGGAGGCCGCGGTGACGGTGCTCCGCCGGCTCGCCACCAACCTGGCCCGCGCCGCCGGCAGCCGGGACACCGACAGCGGCGTGGCCGACCGGGCGGCCGAGCACGCGTACGGCCTGCTGGACCGCGCGTTCCGCGACTGGCTGGCCCGGCTCGGACCGGACAGCGACCCGACGGCCGAGCGGGTGGCCTGGCAGCGCCGGCTCCGCCGGGCCGTCGAGCGGCTCGGTTTCGAACTGGTCAGGAATGCCGGCCCGAACGCCTGGACCGGTCGCACGATCACCGACCAGAACGGCCGGGACGTGCACTACTCAAGCTGGCAGGCCGAGGCGTGGTTCCGCGACGGCCTGGCCAAGGCGCTGCCGATGGCAACGGACCGTTCGCACCAGAGGCAGGAGGAAGCAGCATGA